The genomic stretch TCCATAGCTTCTGGCCTTTCATGAGCTTCTCCTAAATTTAATGCTTTAAATTTTAAAATAGATGATTCTTCTGAAATTGTTCCACTATCACTTAAAACTGCTTTAGATTCTATTTGAAGTTTTACATAATCATTAAATCCTAATGGCTTTAATAGATTTATCAATTGGTTGAACTTCACACCTTTTTCTTCTATCATTTTTCTTGTTCTAGGATGCGTACTTACAATAACTGAGAAATTATATTTATCTGCTATTGCATTTAAACTTTCAACTAAATTCATAAAGTTTATTTCTGAGTTAATATTTTCTTCTCTATGTGCTGATACCACGAAGTATTTTTCTTTTTCTAAATTTAGTTTATTTAAGACATCTGAATTATTTATATCTTCTATTTTTGATTTTATTACTTCATACATAGGACTTCCTGTTTTTATAACTCTATCAGGTAATAATCCTTCTCTTAATAAATATTCTCTTGCTATATCACTATATGTTAAATTTATATCTGCAATATGATCTACAATCTTTCTATTTGTTTCTTCTGGTACTCTTTGATCAAAACATCTATTTCCTGCTTCCATATGAAAAATTGGAATATGCCTTCTTTTTGCAGCTATTGCAGTTAGACAAGAATTAGTATCTCCTAATATAAGAAATGCATCTGGTTTTTCTTTATCTATTACTTTTTCTATATTAATTAAAATATTTCCAATTGTTTCTATTGCCGTTCCAACAGCCGAATTTAAGAAATAATTTGGTTTTTTTAATTTAAAATCCTCAAAAAATACTTCATTTAACTCATAATCATAATTTTGTCCTGTATGAACTAAAATATGTTCTATTGCTTCACTTTTGTCTAATTTATTTATTACAGCTGAAAGTCTAATTATTTCTGGTCTTGTTCCTACAACAGTCATAACTTTTAATTTTTTCATAATCTATACCTCTAAATAATATGTGTCTGGATTTTCTTTATCAAATAATTCATTAGCCCATATAACCAATATCATTTCTGAATCTCCTGTATTAGTTATATTATGAGTATAACCTACTGGAATATCTACAACTTCAAGTTTCTTATCTGAAACAGGATATTCTATCACTTCATCACTATATATATGTCTAAATCTTATTATAGCCTCACCTTTTATAACAAGAAATTTTTCATTTTTAGTATTATGATAATGATTTCCTCTTGTTATTCCAGGTTTTGAAGTAGATATTGAAAATTGTCCACTATCAAGAGTTTTTATTATTTCTACAAAAGCTCCTCTATTATCTTTATGTTCAGTTAATTCATAAGAAAATTTATCTTTTGGTAAATATGATAAATATGTTGAATACAATGCTCTTTCAAAACCAGTTCCAACTTTATTTATAATTAAATTATTTCTATTATTTTTAAAAGAATAAAGTAAATCTAAAATTTCCCCTAGTGTCTTTTCATAAATAATTGGTATTGAATAATATTCTTTATTCTCTATTTTTTCAGTTAAATGCTTTGAAAAAGTATTAACTACATCATCAATATAAACTAGACTTAACTTAACTGCTCTGTCTGATACAGTTATATCTAAATCACTAGCTATATTATTACACCAAGTAGCTATGACAGAATTATAATTTGGCTTGCACCATTTTCCAAATACATTGGGCAATCTATAAATATATATAGAAGCGCCATTTTTAGCTGAATATTCTCTCAATAAGTTTTCTCCTTCTAACTTACTTTTACCATAATCATTATCTCTTTCTACTTGAATAGATGAAGTTACTAAAATAGGAATTTTTAATTCTTTTTTTTCAATAATTGAAATTAAGTCTTTTACAGTATCCCTATTTCCTTTATAAAACTCATCTGTATTTTGAGGTCTATTTATTCCAGCTAAATGAAATATAAAATCTATTTTCTCTATATTTTTTTCTAAATCTTCTATTTTATTTTCAATATCAAAAGTATGAATCTTAATATTTTCTATTCTTGATAATCTTTCTAGTAAATTCTTTCCTATAAAACCACTAGAACCAGTAACTAAGACTTCCATTATTTCACCCCAAATCCTTTTAAATCTTCTTGAATTTCATAAAGATTTAAAAGCATTTCTTTTAATTCTTCCTCATTTAATTGATAAGTATTATCTGAATTATATTCTTCCACTTTTTCTATAGGTTGTCCATTATCAAAATATTGAGAATAATTCAAATCTCTACTATCTGCTGGAACTCTAAAGTAATTTCCCATATCTATAGCTCTTATTTTTTCTTCCTTTGTCATAAGGACTTCATATAGTTTTTCACCATGTCTTATTCCTATATTTTTTATTTCATAATCTGGTTTTTTCACAAGATTTCTTATAGTATTTGCTAATAATTGAATAGTTGCAGCGGGTGATTTTTGTATAAATAAATCTCCATTATGACCATTTTCAAAAGCAAATAAAACTAAATCAACTGCTTGATCTAAGCTCATCATAAATCTTGTCATATTAGGATTTGTGATAGTCATAGGTTTCCCACTTCTTATTTGTTCAAAAAACAATGGAATTACTGAACCTCTTGATGCCATAACATTCCCATATCTTGTTAGACAAATCATAGTCTCATTTTCATCAAGATTTCTTCCTTTTGCTACTATAACTTTTTCCATAAGTGCTTTTGACATTCCCATAGCATTTATTGGATATGCTGCTTTATCTGTGCTTAAACATACTACTCTTTTTACCTTATTAGCTATTGCTGAATTTAAGACATTTTCTGTCCCTAAAATATTTGTATATACTGCTTGAACAGGATAAAATTCACATGAAGGAACTTGTTTTAATGCTGCTGCATGAAATACAAAATCTACTCCTCTCATAGCATCTGATATTGAGTTATAGTCTCTAACATCTCCTATGTAAAATTTTATCTTAGAATCACCATAAATTTTTCTCATATCGTCTTGTTTTTTTTCATCTCTTGAAAAAATTCTAATTTCTTTTATATCTGTTTTTAAGAATCTTCTAAGAACAGCATTTCCAAATGAACCCGTTCCACCTGTAATTAGTAATATCGTGTCTTTAAACATTTTATATATCTCCTTAGTTATTATTGATTGATATATTTATGTAGTAATTCTACTGATTTCTCTACTTGAAATTCTTTTAAAAATAGTTCTCTTGCATTTTTACTAAACTCTTGTCTTTTTTCTTTATTTTCTTTCATTATTCTTATATTTTCTATAAGAGAATTAATATCATCACTACAAGACCATAATCCTACTCTATTATCAAAAATTAAGTCCTTTATATCTGTATTTTTATCTGTTGCAGCAATAATTGGAATACCTTTCTCTAAATATGCTAAAGTCCTTGAAGGATAATTTGGAATTGTAAATCTTGAATCTAAAAATATAAAACCTGCATCACAACTTGATAATAATTTTTCATATTCTTCTCTTGGTAAACTTTTTAAAACCTTTACATTTTTCTGTTCTTTAAAGTATTCATTTATTTTATTCCATTCAGTTCCTTTTCCTACAAAAATAAACTCTATTTCCCTGTCATTTTTAAAATAAGAAATTGCAGGAGCTATATTCAAAACTCCTTGAGGTAATCCCATATTACCACCATATACAAATTGTAATTTTTCTTTTTCAAAACCAATATTTCTATTTCCAGTATCTTTTTTAGTATTAGGAAAATAACATAATTTTTCTTTTGGAATTTCAGAATTATTCTTAATAATATATTCTATATTTCCTTTTGACATGCATCCTATATAATCAGAAACTTTATATAATAATTTTTCTTTTCTTTTAAAATATTTCAAAATAAAACTATTTTTTTTCATAAGCCCTATATCAACTGCATTTTGAGGAAATATATCTTTTAACATCAAAAAAGATTTTATTTTATTTTTCTTTTTTATTTCTTTAATTATTCCAGCCCAAGTAATTGGAGGTGTTTCATATAAAATTACATCAAATTTTGATATATCTATTTTTTTTATTGCTCTTTTCATAAAAAATGGTAATGAAAGTATTGATAATCCCTTCTTAAAAATATTTACATTGTACAACCTAAAACTTCCTATATACATTAAATTTATATTTTTTTGACTCACTTTTTTTATTTGAAATGGTTTTAAACCACTATCAATAGATAGAACTGTTATTTTATCTCCAAAATTAGTTAATTCTTGAATTAAATCAGTATAAATACTTGGGTTTTTATTAATTTTGAAAGGAACTGCTGATAAATATAAAATATTCATTTTTTCTCCTAATTATTTCTTTATAATTTTTATTGGGTTTCCCAATGCTATAGAATTATCAGAAATATTTTTAGTTACATTTGACATAGAAGCAATAGTCACATTTTCTCCCACTATTAATTTTTGAACTATTACACTCCCTGTACCAACAGTTGTATTTGAGCCTATCTTTACACTACCTGAAATTGCAACTTGTGGAAACACACTTACAAAATCTCCTATTTTACAATCGTGTGCAACTGTGCAATCTAAATTTATATTACTATGTTCTCCTATTGTTATATTTACTGTTAAATTACAACCTGCACAAATAATACTTCCTTTACCTATTTTATTTGTTGAAGACATCTTAACACTTGGATGTACTAAGGTTGCATATTTTTTATTAGGAAATTCTTCATAAATTTTTTTTCTTATATTTCCATCTCCTAATGCTATTATTACAAAAATATCATTTGATAAAGTTGTCAAACAATCTTTTCCCCCTAAAACTTTATAATTATTTATTTCTCTTCCAAAATTATCTAAGTTATCATCAATTATTCCTAATAATTCCCATTCTTTACTTATACTATTTATTTCTTCTATAAGCCATATTATTTCTTTAGCAAACCCACCTGCACCATATATCACTATTTTTTTCATACTATTTTTCCTCTAATAATTCAATTATTCCATAATCAACTTTAAAAAATACAACTCTCCTATTACTAAAAAGAACAGCTGGTTTTATCTCTGAAATCTGTACTCCACCATTAGAACAAATTTTTTCTACTTCATCTTCTATGTCAGTAACTTCATAACAAATATGGTAATAATCAATTTTCTTCTTTAAAAAAATTTCAACTACTTTTCCACTCACTAATTCTAGATTGGTCCCATCTTCAAGTGTTATCATACATAAATTTGCGTCTTGTAATGGATCATATAAAATCTTAGTTTTCTTTACTATTTTATGGATTTTTTCTATTGAATTTATTTTTTTTTCAATATTTTTACAACATATTCCAATGTGATGAAACTTCACTCTTTTCTCCTTATAATTTCTCTTCTATTTTTTTTACTATTTCTCCTACACTTTTTAAATTTCCAACTTCTTCCATTGAAAACTCTACCTTAAACTCTTTTCTTATTGCTACAATTAAATTTATTTGTGCCAAAGAATCCCAATCCCCTATATCATCTTGTGTAGTTTCATTTGTTAAAATTATCGTTTCATCATCAAATATATCTCTAAAAATTTCTTGTAATTTATTTAAAATATCCATTCTAATACTCTCCTATCTTTATTATTTCATTTTTATTTTTATACTTACAAATATTTAGCTCCCAAGTTGTTACATTAGCTTTATCTTCAATTAATTTAAACCCTAAATCTATATAGTGATTTTTTACCATTGAATTTTTTGAACTTGGAATATATTTTCCCACAATCTTTTCAATACCTTTTGTTTTACAGATTCCTACTAAAGAATCTAACATTGCTTTTTCCATATCTCTTTTCAAGACTCTACAACTCATAATCCATAATAGAATCTCTAAAACTTTATTCTCTTTTTTCCCAATAACAATACTAACTAATCCATTATCTCCAAATTTATCTTTTAACCTACCATATAATAGAATAGAATTTTCATCATAGAATACTTCTTCAACTTCAGCTTTTGTATATCTCTTTGTAGTTAAATTAAACTGATTAGTTTTGTTTATTAGTTGGTGAATTCTTTCTAAATATATATCTTTTGCTTCTTGAATTTCAGCTAACATCTTCAATGATTTTAAATACTCTTGATAATTTTCATAATTTAGTTTTTCTTTTTCTCTATTTTGATTATCTTCATAATACTTTAATCTTTGTAAATCTTCTTCTGACACAGATAGAAATTCAAAATAATTATTTCTATCAACAACATTTTGAT from Fusobacterium hwasookii encodes the following:
- the wecB gene encoding non-hydrolyzing UDP-N-acetylglucosamine 2-epimerase → MKKLKVMTVVGTRPEIIRLSAVINKLDKSEAIEHILVHTGQNYDYELNEVFFEDFKLKKPNYFLNSAVGTAIETIGNILINIEKVIDKEKPDAFLILGDTNSCLTAIAAKRRHIPIFHMEAGNRCFDQRVPEETNRKIVDHIADINLTYSDIAREYLLREGLLPDRVIKTGSPMYEVIKSKIEDINNSDVLNKLNLEKEKYFVVSAHREENINSEINFMNLVESLNAIADKYNFSVIVSTHPRTRKMIEEKGVKFNQLINLLKPLGFNDYVKLQIESKAVLSDSGTISEESSILKFKALNLGEAHERPEAMEEASVMMVGLKKERILQGLEILETQEKDTLREVYDYSMPNVSDKVLRIILSYTDYINRNVWGIKNQREEIN
- a CDS encoding polysaccharide biosynthesis C-terminal domain-containing protein, with translation MEVLVTGSSGFIGKNLLERLSRIENIKIHTFDIENKIEDLEKNIEKIDFIFHLAGINRPQNTDEFYKGNRDTVKDLISIIEKKELKIPILVTSSIQVERDNDYGKSKLEGENLLREYSAKNGASIYIYRLPNVFGKWCKPNYNSVIATWCNNIASDLDITVSDRAVKLSLVYIDDVVNTFSKHLTEKIENKEYYSIPIIYEKTLGEILDLLYSFKNNRNNLIINKVGTGFERALYSTYLSYLPKDKFSYELTEHKDNRGAFVEIIKTLDSGQFSISTSKPGITRGNHYHNTKNEKFLVIKGEAIIRFRHIYSDEVIEYPVSDKKLEVVDIPVGYTHNITNTGDSEMILVIWANELFDKENPDTYYLEV
- a CDS encoding polysaccharide biosynthesis protein, translated to MFKDTILLITGGTGSFGNAVLRRFLKTDIKEIRIFSRDEKKQDDMRKIYGDSKIKFYIGDVRDYNSISDAMRGVDFVFHAAALKQVPSCEFYPVQAVYTNILGTENVLNSAIANKVKRVVCLSTDKAAYPINAMGMSKALMEKVIVAKGRNLDENETMICLTRYGNVMASRGSVIPLFFEQIRSGKPMTITNPNMTRFMMSLDQAVDLVLFAFENGHNGDLFIQKSPAATIQLLANTIRNLVKKPDYEIKNIGIRHGEKLYEVLMTKEEKIRAIDMGNYFRVPADSRDLNYSQYFDNGQPIEKVEEYNSDNTYQLNEEELKEMLLNLYEIQEDLKGFGVK
- a CDS encoding glycosyltransferase family 4 protein produces the protein MNILYLSAVPFKINKNPSIYTDLIQELTNFGDKITVLSIDSGLKPFQIKKVSQKNINLMYIGSFRLYNVNIFKKGLSILSLPFFMKRAIKKIDISKFDVILYETPPITWAGIIKEIKKKNKIKSFLMLKDIFPQNAVDIGLMKKNSFILKYFKRKEKLLYKVSDYIGCMSKGNIEYIIKNNSEIPKEKLCYFPNTKKDTGNRNIGFEKEKLQFVYGGNMGLPQGVLNIAPAISYFKNDREIEFIFVGKGTEWNKINEYFKEQKNVKVLKSLPREEYEKLLSSCDAGFIFLDSRFTIPNYPSRTLAYLEKGIPIIAATDKNTDIKDLIFDNRVGLWSCSDDINSLIENIRIMKENKEKRQEFSKNARELFLKEFQVEKSVELLHKYINQ
- a CDS encoding acetyltransferase, with translation MKKIVIYGAGGFAKEIIWLIEEINSISKEWELLGIIDDNLDNFGREINNYKVLGGKDCLTTLSNDIFVIIALGDGNIRKKIYEEFPNKKYATLVHPSVKMSSTNKIGKGSIICAGCNLTVNITIGEHSNINLDCTVAHDCKIGDFVSVFPQVAISGSVKIGSNTTVGTGSVIVQKLIVGENVTIASMSNVTKNISDNSIALGNPIKIIKK
- a CDS encoding VOC family protein; the protein is MKFHHIGICCKNIEKKINSIEKIHKIVKKTKILYDPLQDANLCMITLEDGTNLELVSGKVVEIFLKKKIDYYHICYEVTDIEDEVEKICSNGGVQISEIKPAVLFSNRRVVFFKVDYGIIELLEEK
- a CDS encoding acyl carrier protein, whose translation is MDILNKLQEIFRDIFDDETIILTNETTQDDIGDWDSLAQINLIVAIRKEFKVEFSMEEVGNLKSVGEIVKKIEEKL